In Desulfofundulus kuznetsovii DSM 6115, the following are encoded in one genomic region:
- a CDS encoding ribonuclease HI family protein codes for MILQFLREVNGFLMEKLSKEKGLLRVYYGHFDGVSRGNPGEAAVGAYLVDENGEVVWEKSERVGVHTSNEAEYLALIALLEEVARRDIKEITVYGDSQLVINQVNGHWNINHAHLYELYRRADRLMRGRKVRLVWVPREKNMRADKLANQAFRNAGGV; via the coding sequence ATGATACTGCAATTTCTGAGGGAAGTCAATGGATTTTTAATGGAAAAATTAAGCAAAGAAAAGGGGCTGTTGCGAGTGTACTATGGCCATTTTGACGGTGTTTCGCGGGGCAACCCCGGGGAGGCGGCTGTGGGGGCGTATCTGGTAGACGAAAACGGGGAAGTCGTCTGGGAGAAATCCGAGCGTGTCGGGGTCCATACCAGCAACGAGGCCGAGTACCTGGCATTGATCGCCCTGCTGGAAGAAGTCGCCCGCCGGGACATTAAAGAAATCACGGTATACGGCGACAGCCAACTGGTGATCAACCAGGTCAACGGGCACTGGAACATTAACCACGCGCACCTGTACGAACTTTACCGCAGGGCGGACCGGCTCATGCGCGGGCGCAAGGTCCGGCTGGTATGGGTACCGAGGGAAAAGAACATGCGTGCCGATAAACTGGCCAACCAGGCATTTAGAAATGCCGGGGGAGTGTGA
- a CDS encoding RNA-guided endonuclease InsQ/TnpB family protein produces the protein MLMTEKVLLDPTPEQREWLWEMSRTATRLYNLALEQRRWYWLRYHHTRPGITYQYQNAQLVELKEAFPEFKVLYSLVAQEVLRLAQKDFNSFFGRLKNQKKNGNEITARPPRFKSSKYFFTLCYVQSGFAVKDGKLILSGGMEPCPDKKGRVRYRQRKEAIQIIGYRKLPDKVHSLTVTYDRKTGNFYANLVYEVEPLKADTVQPLKIAAFDPGVKTFLTGADNCGRIIIFDSLVKRATGYFDRQIDKVKSIRDKCKKGSRRWMYLNEVLDDLYRRRSAQIDNELHATAKLLAGGEWDIVGVGNPDKQGMVSDDPDKGRGNQTINRAVQNNWPLKKQNKFLDYKLEYQGKLFLPLDEKYSTQECSNCGHRMKLDPSVRVYRCPKCGMVMGRDENSSINLLNRVIAGTAQRRVNYKDFRVRIIFHRTLCGKWTHREELLKPA, from the coding sequence ATGTTGATGACCGAGAAGGTCCTACTGGACCCCACGCCAGAACAAAGGGAATGGCTGTGGGAGATGAGCCGTACAGCCACTAGACTGTACAACCTGGCCCTGGAGCAGCGCCGCTGGTACTGGCTGCGTTATCACCACACCAGACCGGGCATTACCTACCAGTACCAGAACGCCCAGCTGGTAGAACTCAAGGAAGCTTTCCCGGAGTTCAAGGTGCTCTACAGCCTGGTGGCCCAGGAAGTCCTGCGGCTGGCACAGAAGGACTTCAACTCCTTCTTCGGGCGCTTAAAAAACCAGAAGAAAAACGGCAATGAAATCACGGCAAGACCACCCCGGTTCAAAAGCTCCAAATATTTCTTCACCCTTTGCTATGTACAGAGCGGTTTTGCTGTAAAAGACGGCAAGCTGATTCTTTCCGGGGGGATGGAGCCGTGCCCCGACAAAAAAGGAAGGGTGAGGTACCGGCAGCGCAAGGAAGCTATTCAGATTATCGGTTACCGCAAGCTGCCCGATAAAGTTCACAGTTTAACCGTCACCTACGACAGAAAGACCGGGAATTTTTACGCCAACCTGGTCTACGAAGTGGAACCGTTAAAGGCAGACACCGTGCAGCCTTTGAAAATAGCCGCTTTCGACCCGGGAGTAAAGACGTTTCTCACCGGAGCCGATAACTGCGGGAGAATAATAATCTTTGATTCGCTGGTTAAGAGGGCGACAGGGTATTTCGACAGGCAGATAGACAAAGTCAAGTCCATACGCGACAAATGCAAGAAAGGCTCCCGCCGGTGGATGTATTTGAACGAAGTGCTGGATGACCTTTACCGGCGTCGTTCCGCCCAGATAGACAACGAGCTGCACGCCACAGCCAAACTTCTGGCGGGGGGCGAGTGGGACATTGTGGGCGTGGGCAACCCTGACAAACAGGGCATGGTTTCTGATGATCCGGACAAAGGCCGGGGCAACCAGACCATCAACCGGGCGGTACAGAACAACTGGCCCCTGAAGAAGCAAAACAAGTTTTTGGACTACAAACTGGAGTACCAGGGTAAACTGTTCCTGCCGCTCGACGAAAAGTACAGCACCCAGGAGTGCAGCAACTGCGGGCACCGAATGAAGTTAGACCCGTCCGTGCGCGTCTACCGGTGCCCGAAGTGCGGAATGGTTATGGGTAGGGACGAAAATTCGTCAATCAACCTTTTGAACAGGGTCATTGCCGGGACAGCTCAAAGGAGAGTTAACTACAAGGATTTCCGGGTACGGATAATTTTCCACCGGACGCTGTGCGGGAAGTGGACGCACCGGGAGGAACTGCTGAAACCGGCGTAA
- a CDS encoding SWIM zinc finger family protein, with amino-acid sequence MQEPPGHLITDPGTPDAVLSRGCPPIHWGEEVTKTAHAKEFDPSRLEQVAKHIFIAHGTEDYAVDVLHENCSCPAFRNYRGDCKHLVAAKRVMQEKSACGAV; translated from the coding sequence ATGCAGGAACCTCCGGGGCACCTAATCACGGACCCCGGCACCCCAGATGCTGTCCTCTCTCGGGGATGCCCCCCAATTCATTGGGGGGAGGAGGTCACAAAAACGGCGCACGCAAAAGAGTTTGACCCGTCCAGGCTGGAACAGGTTGCTAAGCATATTTTCATTGCGCACGGGACGGAAGATTACGCAGTTGATGTACTGCACGAGAACTGTTCCTGCCCGGCGTTCAGGAATTACCGGGGGGACTGCAAACATCTAGTTGCGGCAAAAAGGGTCATGCAGGAGAAATCGGCGTGTGGGGCTGTTTAA
- a CDS encoding YecA family protein has product MEDIADRSDCITVRYRRPRGGKRKDFYLVMSYLNGTEVRFVLTAELGKAGWRVLHAVIDDESDMAEEAARDFASLHWHIFPQRRDRYVLPPVVAVWDVEGLTVAASIPPEWGGRSLPCARQRQWFMPGDHLPDPGRTLCWWPSLAVWNGWREAERQLGGKRFSTPAVIPFFTFSQWIRRADVKRAFDEKREAMRQFEGGRYGEEFRGLHDEIIAEDVAEEYARYVRGVRTALLFLRKHKVPIRVVLGDVARAQKFFSENGCDPGDAASWGDAAAVFPEMPDCVVEEYNYSGPLGAAVGAGKLRAAVSGYSHWPNSPAVDFIGASVYSGNRHLVDIACWLNPLKVDSPAAFEKVYSTLRGELARRGVKDVVFSDTIFPFRVWPHNRELALLAPGDWFGKPKGKTGWNDPCPCGSGLKYKNCCGAL; this is encoded by the coding sequence ATGGAAGACATTGCCGACCGCAGCGACTGCATCACGGTGCGCTACCGTCGTCCCCGGGGTGGTAAGCGGAAGGATTTTTACCTTGTAATGAGCTACCTCAACGGAACGGAGGTCAGGTTTGTGCTGACGGCGGAGTTGGGGAAGGCGGGGTGGAGGGTACTGCACGCTGTCATCGACGACGAGAGCGACATGGCAGAAGAAGCGGCACGGGACTTCGCGTCCCTGCACTGGCACATATTCCCTCAAAGGCGCGACAGATACGTGCTGCCGCCGGTAGTGGCGGTGTGGGACGTAGAAGGTCTGACCGTAGCGGCCAGCATCCCGCCGGAATGGGGTGGAAGATCCCTTCCCTGTGCGCGGCAGAGACAGTGGTTTATGCCCGGCGACCATCTTCCCGATCCCGGCCGCACGCTCTGCTGGTGGCCGAGCCTGGCAGTATGGAACGGGTGGAGGGAAGCCGAGCGGCAGCTGGGCGGGAAGCGGTTTTCCACTCCGGCGGTCATACCGTTTTTCACCTTTTCCCAGTGGATTCGGAGAGCTGATGTAAAACGTGCATTCGACGAGAAGAGGGAAGCTATGAGGCAGTTCGAGGGAGGCAGGTACGGCGAAGAATTCCGTGGGCTGCACGACGAGATCATCGCTGAAGACGTTGCTGAGGAGTATGCCCGGTACGTGCGCGGCGTGCGGACGGCGCTGCTATTTTTACGGAAGCATAAGGTGCCGATCCGGGTAGTCCTGGGGGACGTTGCCCGCGCGCAAAAGTTTTTCAGCGAGAACGGTTGCGACCCGGGAGATGCTGCGTCCTGGGGGGACGCGGCGGCTGTTTTTCCCGAAATGCCGGACTGCGTGGTGGAGGAGTACAACTACAGTGGCCCTCTCGGTGCGGCGGTGGGCGCGGGGAAGTTGAGGGCGGCGGTCAGCGGATACAGCCACTGGCCGAACAGCCCGGCGGTAGACTTCATAGGGGCCTCGGTATATTCGGGGAACCGGCACCTGGTAGATATTGCGTGCTGGCTGAACCCGTTGAAGGTTGACAGCCCCGCGGCGTTCGAGAAGGTGTACAGCACTCTCCGCGGTGAACTCGCGCGCCGCGGGGTGAAAGATGTGGTTTTCTCTGATACTATTTTTCCGTTCCGGGTGTGGCCACACAACCGGGAGCTGGCGCTCCTCGCGCCCGGGGACTGGTTTGGAAAACCGAAAGGAAAGACAGGGTGGAACGACCCGTGTCCCTGCGGCAGCGGTCTTAAATACAAGAACTGCTGCGGGGCGTTATAG
- a CDS encoding RNA-guided endonuclease InsQ/TnpB family protein: MSWAKKKGKKRENRLYLTRVVPLSLETWLPVFDAPMLAATKIWNSCVWHSREARENGEKYPTESELKEKFKSYESWKQLHSQSAQAVVEEYFEAVRSYAKHKDNGHEEMRPPGFKPKTTLRTITWKRQGFEYRDGRLTLKLSRKLDDIEVPLPEGFDTLELPDGTVLKGVPVEVKVKAVYRKNKVAGLELHVTWDFGVVPLVLAGKVSAYDLNSPLVARASTEGTQQLIVCRELLALVQYRNKVIAEFQQKMSHLKEGSRKWKALLAAKRDKLKKLDRRIKHLTNALTKLMAELDRAEDITFSVLGDLTDIRRKARTGDKNKKANQKINQLPYAQIEQQHSYKSLLRQVCPDKASEKYSSQTCSHCGARNKSYRVHRGLWRCNNCGAIMHADLNGANGILKNYLFGRCDMGQVLKLKPPEVYRWDKRFNRFVKVSPRAAA; this comes from the coding sequence GTGAGCTGGGCAAAGAAGAAAGGCAAGAAGCGAGAGAACCGGCTGTACCTGACCAGGGTGGTACCACTATCGCTGGAAACCTGGCTACCCGTCTTCGATGCACCCATGCTTGCCGCCACGAAAATCTGGAACTCCTGCGTGTGGCACAGCCGGGAAGCCCGCGAGAATGGCGAAAAATACCCCACCGAAAGCGAACTCAAAGAAAAGTTCAAGAGCTACGAGTCGTGGAAACAACTCCATTCCCAGAGTGCTCAGGCCGTGGTGGAAGAATATTTCGAAGCGGTGCGCTCTTACGCCAAACACAAAGACAACGGCCATGAAGAGATGCGCCCGCCCGGGTTCAAGCCCAAGACCACCCTGCGGACTATTACCTGGAAACGACAGGGGTTCGAGTACCGGGACGGCCGGTTAACCCTGAAGCTGTCCCGCAAACTGGACGACATCGAAGTGCCCCTTCCCGAAGGTTTCGACACTCTGGAGTTGCCCGACGGCACGGTTTTAAAGGGCGTCCCGGTCGAAGTCAAGGTAAAGGCGGTCTACCGCAAGAATAAAGTGGCCGGACTGGAGCTGCACGTCACCTGGGACTTCGGAGTGGTGCCGCTGGTACTGGCCGGCAAAGTGTCGGCCTACGACCTGAACTCCCCTCTGGTCGCCAGGGCGTCCACGGAAGGCACCCAGCAGTTGATTGTCTGCCGGGAACTCCTGGCACTGGTGCAGTACCGGAACAAAGTGATAGCTGAATTTCAACAGAAGATGTCGCACCTGAAAGAAGGCTCCCGGAAGTGGAAAGCGCTGCTCGCGGCCAAACGCGACAAACTCAAAAAGCTTGACCGCCGGATTAAACATTTGACCAACGCGCTGACAAAATTGATGGCCGAGCTAGACCGGGCAGAGGACATAACATTTTCCGTACTTGGTGATTTAACCGATATCAGGCGGAAGGCCCGAACCGGTGATAAGAACAAAAAAGCCAACCAGAAGATCAACCAACTGCCGTATGCGCAGATTGAGCAGCAGCATAGCTACAAATCTCTGCTCAGGCAGGTATGTCCCGACAAGGCGAGTGAGAAATACAGCTCTCAGACATGCAGCCACTGCGGAGCGAGGAACAAATCTTACCGGGTCCACCGGGGCCTCTGGCGCTGCAATAACTGCGGCGCGATAATGCACGCCGACCTGAACGGCGCTAACGGCATCTTAAAAAATTACCTGTTCGGCCGGTGCGATATGGGGCAGGTCTTAAAGCTCAAACCGCCAGAGGTGTACCGGTGGGACAAAAGGTTCAACCGCTTCGTGAAAGTATCTCCAAGGGCTGCGGCGTAG
- a CDS encoding homing endonuclease associated repeat-containing protein, with the protein MKALIRSKVIVLKAKKETVTWLDRAAKAGFPEVPGCEKGREFAVRVASGETYREIGSSEGMSGERVRQIVHKYLRRVVHGTGNAGRMCRVRRELSGSGFPEVPGLEEARSLAERFVSGETYESIAESTGLPWWRVKHLIGKYAACVMEGRKPRGLWAGIDRDTAAGYVLKAVRDLGRVPTRREYDAYCRAAGGPPSHVLVRIFGSWRGVLGAAVFPRGDVLNVAAAEYEGAGVPEGTQV; encoded by the coding sequence GTGAAAGCTTTGATACGGAGCAAGGTGATAGTGTTAAAGGCGAAAAAAGAAACAGTGACCTGGCTGGACAGGGCGGCGAAAGCGGGGTTCCCGGAGGTGCCGGGGTGCGAGAAGGGCAGGGAGTTTGCGGTCCGGGTGGCGTCAGGTGAGACGTACAGGGAGATAGGTTCCTCTGAGGGAATGTCAGGTGAGCGGGTGCGGCAGATCGTGCACAAATACCTGCGGCGCGTGGTCCATGGTACTGGGAATGCTGGCCGGATGTGTCGGGTGCGGCGTGAGCTTTCTGGTTCGGGGTTCCCGGAGGTGCCGGGGTTAGAGGAGGCCAGGTCGCTGGCGGAGCGGTTTGTTTCCGGCGAGACGTACGAGAGCATAGCGGAGAGCACGGGGTTGCCATGGTGGCGGGTCAAGCATTTGATCGGGAAGTACGCAGCGTGCGTGATGGAGGGTAGGAAGCCGCGCGGTCTGTGGGCCGGCATCGACAGGGATACAGCGGCGGGCTACGTCCTAAAGGCGGTGAGAGACCTGGGCAGGGTCCCCACCCGCAGGGAATACGATGCGTACTGCCGGGCGGCCGGAGGGCCGCCTTCCCACGTGCTGGTCAGGATTTTCGGGTCCTGGCGCGGGGTGCTGGGCGCGGCAGTCTTCCCGCGTGGGGACGTACTGAATGTTGCCGCTGCGGAATATGAGGGGGCTGGCGTACCGGAGGGGACGCAGGTTTGA
- the iscB gene encoding RNA-guided endonuclease IscB, with amino-acid sequence MAPAFAGHSKVFVVDAEGKPLLPCHPARARKLLKVGKVEVLRGSPFTIRLKYPVENPVGSLRAKVDDGSKWVGIALVNEHTGEVVFRGTLIQRGDVVRLLTLRREYRRNRRYRLVRHRECRNHNRKQLAPFPSIRQKKEAVCRVLTDLAKIAPISGVDVELVAAGVKNPALPGEGAREKVLNRDGACVLCGSEEKLQRHHLVPRSKGGSDTPMNQVVLCEKCHRKIHAGEVSLDREGWTFAWVAHAVLGKAYLLALLSRFGKVRMCEGWRTKEWREGLGLAKSHANDAACLFPPGGPLKIFGPEYLIYPLRRRKWEGNPTKTCEERSGFQHWDIVRAERAGRRVFGCVRSLKARAMTLRTAGDGNFEVSYSKAKLLHRPRGLAYVPVW; translated from the coding sequence ATGGCCCCGGCTTTTGCCGGTCATTCGAAGGTTTTTGTGGTGGATGCAGAAGGGAAGCCGCTTTTGCCCTGTCATCCGGCCAGGGCGAGGAAGCTTTTGAAGGTCGGGAAAGTTGAAGTCTTGCGCGGTTCACCCTTTACCATCAGGTTGAAGTACCCGGTGGAGAACCCGGTGGGTTCTTTGCGGGCCAAAGTTGACGACGGCTCGAAGTGGGTCGGGATTGCGCTGGTCAACGAGCACACGGGCGAGGTGGTCTTCCGGGGCACCTTGATCCAGCGCGGGGACGTGGTGCGCCTGCTGACCCTGCGGCGGGAGTACCGGAGGAACCGCCGTTACCGTTTAGTCCGCCACCGGGAGTGCCGGAATCACAACCGAAAGCAGTTAGCTCCCTTTCCGAGCATTCGGCAGAAGAAGGAAGCCGTGTGCCGCGTTCTGACAGATCTGGCGAAGATAGCGCCAATTTCCGGCGTAGATGTGGAGCTGGTAGCGGCGGGTGTGAAGAACCCTGCCTTACCAGGTGAGGGTGCGCGAGAGAAGGTGCTGAACCGGGACGGTGCCTGTGTCCTGTGCGGCTCTGAAGAGAAACTGCAGAGGCACCACCTGGTGCCGCGGTCGAAGGGCGGTTCGGACACTCCGATGAACCAAGTGGTGCTTTGCGAGAAATGTCATCGGAAGATTCATGCGGGTGAAGTCTCGCTGGACAGGGAGGGCTGGACATTCGCCTGGGTTGCCCATGCGGTGCTGGGCAAGGCATACCTGTTGGCCTTGCTGTCGCGGTTCGGCAAGGTCAGGATGTGTGAAGGCTGGCGGACGAAGGAGTGGCGGGAGGGTCTGGGCCTAGCGAAGTCGCACGCGAACGACGCGGCCTGTCTCTTTCCGCCGGGAGGCCCACTCAAAATCTTCGGACCGGAGTACCTGATCTATCCGCTCCGCAGGCGGAAGTGGGAAGGTAACCCCACGAAAACCTGCGAGGAGAGGAGCGGCTTCCAGCACTGGGACATAGTGCGGGCCGAACGGGCAGGCAGGCGGGTCTTCGGATGCGTGAGGAGTCTCAAGGCGCGGGCCATGACCCTGCGGACGGCAGGGGACGGCAACTTCGAGGTATCTTACTCGAAAGCAAAGCTCCTGCACCGTCCGCGCGGTCTGGCTTACGTGCCGGTCTGGTAG
- a CDS encoding DIP1984 family protein — MKLAEALLERKRVKDEIQVLRVRAVAGARVQEGDRPPEDPAELGKRIMGLVDRLGELTAAINRTNMAAKLPDGRTLMEAIVQRDALKLKHEAAKELADAAAGGREYRVMRSEIKFVPTVDVAEWRRKTDEYARAYRELDAAIQAANWSVDLLEE, encoded by the coding sequence ATGAAGCTTGCGGAAGCCCTGCTCGAACGAAAGCGTGTTAAGGACGAGATCCAGGTTCTGCGCGTGCGGGCCGTTGCGGGCGCCCGGGTGCAGGAAGGCGACAGGCCGCCGGAAGACCCGGCGGAACTGGGGAAACGAATCATGGGCCTGGTCGACCGGCTGGGGGAGCTGACGGCAGCCATCAACCGTACCAACATGGCGGCGAAGCTGCCGGACGGCCGCACGCTGATGGAAGCCATAGTACAAAGGGACGCGCTCAAGCTAAAGCACGAGGCGGCGAAGGAGCTGGCCGACGCGGCGGCAGGCGGCAGGGAGTACCGGGTGATGCGTTCGGAGATAAAGTTTGTTCCGACTGTAGATGTGGCGGAGTGGCGGAGAAAGACCGACGAGTACGCGAGAGCCTACCGGGAGCTGGACGCTGCCATCCAGGCGGCGAACTGGAGCGTTGACCTGCTGGAAGAGTAG
- a CDS encoding AAA family ATPase: MKKETFFGQIISSPRKLNSSRKSDEAWGKILVTRGRYANQVLTFTCPFELLWFMRVTSTLVVARGEIGVRKGRTVLFICDLKDAGVQAGYEDLAAVAELYGLAFTKEEYDRCLEVLGIKNPYDAKQKLADDVLFEGFAHEVGNELAEKFKELVERVAGGGDVNRLAELFDAARTGLDASKAVHAYRALRRRVAASGTTVFELVKEKPWVLAQVFNFKEGLMAADAIASHLGIKDRVLQAAGYIMAFLMEQCRQGHCFVWMSGVEGFPSLWVRMLKHGFTYEEIRKAVDILKDRQFASRFGGVCLDSKEMDVLLKEDFGVDINSFAGKSGKEGNGREKKPCAVYLRGVFFCELHSAQRTARAVVTPGVDVDGDLLEREMARFAAMEGVSLDPEQLALARAVAENKITVLTGYAGSGKTAALKALVNAWAYLRGEVPDVLAPTALAAYRAAEGTVSEEYAATVHRYSRFFADESDLAVEVPHGNFSDAFGTSGLVVVDESSMMTPVLLDKLMYACERGCGLRNRFVFAGDPGQLGPVGPGGIFPGLIRLGDEGYSGIAHVHLRENHRNDDIVVVNALRIRSGQKIEPEHTKPGVFDVLYADSEDGIISLVVHRVRELVSGGIPLEHVMVLAPTRSKSAGTNKLNAALQAAFGSGEEIPDCGFCVGDPVVAVRNDYKRSSNGIPGWLRGIRVKERPDIYNGMTGVVRRVVTNGETFVEVVFTRGRKSVKAYYRPREMDFYLEKAYSMTVHKAQGGQALHVVLALGTSLNRRDLIYTAITRCMAGGSVTIVTLPEFEKAPYAHAALTEAASGEDSAVSGEFEEVPPVRVLSKFRLRVKSELVNISADAARRELFSSGYESDEF, translated from the coding sequence ATGAAAAAAGAAACATTTTTCGGTCAGATCATTTCTTCGCCGCGCAAACTGAACAGCTCGCGTAAGAGCGATGAAGCGTGGGGGAAGATCCTGGTGACGCGCGGCAGGTACGCCAACCAGGTCCTCACGTTCACGTGTCCTTTTGAGCTGTTGTGGTTCATGCGGGTTACCAGCACGCTTGTAGTCGCCAGGGGTGAGATCGGCGTCCGGAAGGGCAGGACAGTCCTGTTTATCTGCGACCTGAAGGACGCCGGTGTGCAGGCTGGCTACGAAGACCTTGCGGCGGTAGCGGAGCTCTACGGGCTGGCTTTTACTAAGGAGGAGTACGACCGATGTCTGGAAGTGCTGGGAATTAAGAACCCGTACGATGCGAAGCAAAAGCTGGCAGACGACGTTTTATTTGAAGGATTTGCCCACGAAGTAGGGAATGAGCTGGCTGAAAAGTTCAAGGAGCTGGTAGAGCGCGTAGCGGGCGGGGGCGACGTCAACCGGCTGGCGGAGCTGTTCGACGCTGCCCGGACGGGGCTGGACGCGTCGAAGGCCGTCCATGCGTACAGAGCACTGCGCCGGAGGGTCGCCGCGTCTGGGACGACGGTCTTCGAGCTGGTAAAGGAGAAGCCCTGGGTGCTGGCCCAGGTGTTTAACTTTAAAGAAGGGCTGATGGCAGCAGACGCGATAGCTTCACACCTGGGGATTAAGGACAGGGTCCTCCAGGCGGCGGGGTATATTATGGCATTCCTTATGGAGCAGTGCAGGCAGGGGCACTGTTTTGTCTGGATGAGTGGAGTGGAAGGGTTCCCGAGCCTCTGGGTCCGCATGCTCAAACACGGTTTCACCTACGAAGAGATACGAAAGGCAGTAGACATACTGAAAGACAGGCAGTTTGCATCGCGCTTCGGCGGGGTGTGCCTGGACAGCAAGGAGATGGACGTCCTTTTGAAGGAGGACTTCGGGGTTGACATCAACAGTTTTGCGGGGAAAAGCGGTAAGGAAGGGAACGGTAGAGAGAAGAAGCCGTGCGCGGTGTACCTGCGCGGGGTATTTTTCTGCGAGTTGCACTCGGCGCAACGGACGGCCCGTGCGGTGGTGACGCCGGGCGTGGACGTGGACGGGGACCTGCTGGAGAGGGAGATGGCGCGGTTCGCGGCGATGGAAGGGGTTTCTTTGGACCCTGAACAGCTGGCGCTGGCCCGTGCAGTGGCGGAGAACAAGATAACCGTCCTGACCGGGTATGCAGGTTCCGGGAAAACGGCGGCGCTGAAGGCGCTGGTGAATGCCTGGGCGTACCTGCGGGGGGAAGTCCCGGACGTGCTGGCACCCACGGCGCTGGCGGCCTACCGCGCGGCGGAAGGTACCGTGAGTGAAGAGTACGCGGCTACCGTACACCGGTATTCCAGGTTTTTCGCGGATGAGTCCGACCTGGCGGTGGAAGTGCCGCACGGGAATTTTTCTGATGCGTTCGGGACTTCCGGGCTGGTGGTGGTGGACGAGAGTTCCATGATGACGCCGGTGTTGCTGGACAAGCTGATGTATGCATGCGAGCGCGGCTGTGGTCTGAGGAACAGGTTTGTGTTTGCCGGCGACCCGGGCCAGCTGGGGCCTGTGGGTCCCGGGGGGATTTTCCCGGGCCTGATCAGGCTTGGGGACGAAGGGTACAGCGGCATAGCGCACGTGCACTTGAGGGAGAACCACCGCAACGACGACATCGTGGTGGTGAACGCGCTGCGGATACGTTCCGGGCAGAAGATAGAGCCTGAGCACACGAAGCCGGGCGTGTTCGACGTCCTCTACGCTGACAGCGAGGACGGGATAATAAGCCTGGTCGTGCACAGGGTGAGAGAGCTGGTCTCGGGTGGGATTCCGCTGGAGCACGTAATGGTGCTCGCGCCGACGCGGAGCAAGAGCGCGGGGACAAACAAACTGAACGCCGCACTGCAGGCCGCGTTCGGCTCCGGGGAGGAGATACCGGACTGCGGGTTCTGCGTGGGAGACCCGGTGGTGGCCGTGAGGAACGACTATAAGAGATCGTCGAACGGGATACCCGGCTGGCTGCGCGGGATCCGGGTGAAGGAGCGGCCGGACATATACAACGGGATGACGGGCGTCGTCAGGAGGGTGGTCACGAACGGTGAGACGTTCGTGGAAGTGGTATTTACGCGCGGCAGGAAGTCCGTGAAGGCGTACTACCGCCCGAGAGAGATGGACTTTTACCTGGAGAAAGCGTACAGCATGACGGTGCACAAAGCGCAGGGGGGTCAGGCGCTGCACGTCGTGCTGGCGCTGGGGACGTCCCTGAACCGGCGGGATCTCATCTACACGGCCATAACCAGGTGCATGGCCGGCGGCAGCGTGACCATTGTGACGCTGCCGGAGTTTGAGAAAGCTCCGTACGCGCACGCGGCACTCACGGAGGCAGCAAGCGGCGAGGACAGCGCAGTGTCCGGCGAGTTTGAAGAAGTTCCTCCGGTGCGGGTGTTGAGCAAGTTCCGGCTGCGCGTAAAAAGCGAGCTGGTCAATATATCGGCCGACGCGGCGCGGCGGGAACTTTTCAGTAGCGGTTACGAAAGCGACGAGTTCTAG